A portion of the Nitrospirota bacterium genome contains these proteins:
- a CDS encoding serine hydrolase domain-containing protein has product MIQPDPISRAMEAAVEEGVFPGAVLAVRLRGSLLIHRAFGRAALVPKEEPARLDTIYDLASLTKPLATATATLCLVQSGRLDPDDQVGHLIEELKEKPVGAATVLHLLSHCSGLPAWRPFYERVSERDHRESGFLGSSAARGLVLSLIGDEPLESPIGERARYSDLGFILLGLIVERLAGCSLARFVTERVYRPVGAELFFVEQGTHPVDPARIAPTEQDPWRGRLIRGEVHDENAYALGGVAGHSGLFGTAEAVLDISGCWLNGYLERDSPLQPALVRRFASRQAHPARSSWGLGWDTPSAPSSSGTKFSPSSFGHLGYTGTSLWVDPERELEVVLLTNRVHPTRQNEAIRAFRPKIHDIIYQELIAEN; this is encoded by the coding sequence GCCGCGCGATGGAGGCCGCGGTGGAGGAGGGAGTCTTCCCCGGGGCGGTCCTGGCCGTCCGGCTGCGGGGCTCTCTCCTGATCCACCGGGCCTTCGGCCGGGCAGCGCTCGTTCCGAAAGAAGAGCCGGCCCGGCTCGACACCATCTACGACCTCGCCTCCCTGACCAAGCCCCTCGCGACCGCCACTGCAACGCTCTGTCTGGTCCAGAGCGGACGACTGGATCCGGACGACCAGGTCGGGCACCTGATCGAGGAGCTGAAGGAGAAACCGGTCGGAGCCGCAACCGTCCTGCATCTCCTGAGTCACTGCTCCGGGCTTCCCGCCTGGCGGCCGTTCTACGAGCGGGTCTCGGAACGGGATCACCGCGAATCGGGGTTCCTGGGCAGTTCGGCGGCCAGGGGACTGGTCCTAAGCCTCATCGGGGACGAACCCCTTGAGAGCCCGATCGGGGAGCGGGCCCGCTACAGCGATCTGGGCTTCATCCTGCTGGGGCTAATCGTCGAGCGGCTGGCCGGCTGCTCGCTGGCGCGTTTCGTGACGGAGCGGGTATACCGACCGGTCGGCGCGGAGCTGTTTTTCGTGGAGCAGGGAACCCATCCGGTGGATCCGGCGCGCATCGCGCCCACCGAGCAGGACCCCTGGCGGGGGCGCCTGATCCGCGGGGAGGTCCACGACGAGAACGCCTATGCGCTGGGCGGAGTCGCGGGACACAGCGGCCTGTTCGGGACCGCCGAGGCGGTGCTCGATATCTCCGGCTGCTGGCTGAACGGCTACCTGGAACGGGATTCCCCGCTTCAACCGGCGTTGGTCCGCCGCTTCGCCAGCCGGCAGGCCCACCCGGCCCGGTCAAGCTGGGGGCTGGGCTGGGACACGCCCTCCGCTCCCTCCTCCTCCGGCACCAAGTTCTCGCCCAGCTCCTTTGGCCACTTGGGCTATACCGGAACCTCGCTCTGGGTCGATCCGGAGCGGGAGCTGGAGGTGGTGCTGCTGACGAACCGGGTGCATCCGACCAGGCAGAACGAGGCGATCCGGGCCTTCCGCCCGAAGATTCACGACATCATCTATCAAGAGTTGATCGCGGAAAACTGA
- a CDS encoding phosphoribosyltransferase family protein, giving the protein MIKYAQKFHPSSQSVQAYYAGRYTQHLSGANREYTMHLNPKRMSGSWDDGYTLDLHICSSEFVGYNEYGHPQFESTRTELGEMLYRLKYKGDQSVIVPIAQAACDFVRKWNLDIDVIVPTPPSKTRSVQPLFQIADELGKLLSRPVDKTSVQKSKATPELKNVDYAKRLALVGGAHSIQGDALQGRRILLLDDLYQTGATLNAIARLLKEAGGATAVFALALTRARS; this is encoded by the coding sequence GTGATTAAATACGCGCAAAAATTCCATCCAAGCTCGCAGTCTGTTCAAGCGTACTATGCCGGTCGGTATACTCAGCACTTGAGTGGCGCAAATCGAGAATACACGATGCATCTGAACCCGAAGCGAATGAGTGGCTCTTGGGACGACGGCTATACCCTCGACCTCCACATCTGCAGCAGCGAGTTTGTCGGCTACAACGAGTACGGCCACCCTCAGTTTGAAAGCACTCGGACAGAACTCGGCGAGATGCTCTACAGACTCAAGTACAAAGGCGATCAGTCTGTTATAGTGCCGATCGCACAGGCCGCATGTGACTTCGTCCGCAAGTGGAATCTGGACATTGATGTGATCGTTCCCACTCCGCCCAGCAAAACTCGATCGGTTCAGCCGCTATTCCAGATCGCCGACGAACTCGGAAAGCTTCTGAGTCGTCCGGTGGACAAGACAAGTGTACAGAAGTCCAAAGCGACACCAGAACTCAAGAACGTCGATTATGCGAAACGTCTTGCTCTGGTTGGGGGAGCACATTCCATCCAGGGCGATGCCTTGCAAGGTCGGCGCATTCTGCTTCTTGATGATCTCTATCAGACTGGTGCTACACTCAATGCAATCGCACGTCTTCTAAAGGAAGCAGGGGGTGCCACTGCAGTCTTTGCATTGGCGCTGACTCGGGCTCGGAGTTGA
- a CDS encoding DUF2283 domain-containing protein, whose amino-acid sequence MKLNYYPDTDSLYIDLSERPSVESREISEGVVLDYDAGDNLVGIDIDNASRKVELKQLTLSKLPLIVQTISA is encoded by the coding sequence ATGAAGCTCAACTATTATCCCGACACGGATTCGCTGTACATTGACCTTTCCGAGCGGCCGAGTGTCGAGAGCCGGGAGATTTCTGAAGGTGTCGTTCTGGATTACGATGCCGGGGACAATCTCGTGGGGATCGACATCGACAATGCGAGCCGAAAGGTCGAGTTGAAACAGCTTACGCTCAGCAAGCTGCCGCTGATTGTGCAGACTATTTCCGCCTAA
- a CDS encoding CDP-alcohol phosphatidyltransferase family protein, which yields MNIPNSLTILRILLIPVFVGFLIYERYGSALAVLLLAGLTDSLDGTIARVANQRTKLGAYLDPLADKLLLTTGFMTLAVLHLVPSWIAILVVSRDMILMTGTLLARLTESRVDISPTVLGKGTTLFQLSYLVLVVLLTSRRMDLALIQPVLYLMVALTVLSGFHYLYRGYMHVSAGEA from the coding sequence ATGAACATCCCCAACAGCCTGACTATCCTCCGCATCCTCCTGATCCCCGTGTTCGTCGGCTTCCTGATCTACGAGCGCTACGGCTCTGCGCTGGCGGTCCTCCTCCTTGCGGGGCTCACCGACAGTCTGGACGGGACGATCGCGCGGGTGGCGAACCAACGGACCAAGCTGGGCGCCTACCTGGATCCTCTGGCCGACAAGCTCCTGCTGACCACCGGGTTCATGACGCTCGCGGTGCTGCACCTCGTCCCCTCATGGATCGCGATCCTGGTCGTGAGCCGGGACATGATCCTGATGACGGGCACGCTGCTGGCCCGGCTCACCGAATCGCGGGTGGACATCTCCCCCACCGTGCTGGGCAAGGGCACCACCCTCTTCCAGCTTTCCTACCTCGTTCTGGTGGTCCTGCTCACTTCCCGCCGCATGGACCTGGCCCTGATCCAGCCGGTGCTCTACCTGATGGTGGCGCTCACGGTGCTCTCCGGCTTCCATTATCTGTACCGCGGCTACATGCACGTCAGCGCCGGAGAAGCCTGA
- a CDS encoding type II secretion system F family protein, producing the protein MATFAYVGRTRQGTVKKGEVTARTRDDAVAQLRGQNVVVTSIQEKAAKAGGLANLSFGGGVTDKDIVVFTRQFATMVNSGLPLLQCLEILSTQSENKNFGKTIGEVRVDVESGSTLADAMKKHPKVFDELYVNMVHAGEVGGLLDTILGRLAIHIEKAMKLKSRIKSAMIYPAAILGVAVIVIAVLMVYVIPIFAKMFAEMSGGKAGLPGPTQLVIDMSNFMQSNFLYMTVAAGAMAYGIKRYYQTPKGRRAMDKLFLKLPVVGDLIRKAAVAQFTRTLGTLITSGVPILEGLSITAKTAGNKIVEEVILGARQSISEGKTVADPLSKSDVFPKMVTHMISVGESTGALDAMLGKIADFYEEEVDAAVAALTSLLEPMMMVFLGVVIGFIVIAMYLPIFKMASAVG; encoded by the coding sequence GTGGCCACGTTTGCCTACGTCGGCAGGACCAGGCAGGGGACGGTCAAGAAGGGGGAAGTGACCGCCAGGACCCGCGACGACGCCGTCGCGCAGTTGCGCGGGCAGAACGTCGTCGTCACCAGCATCCAGGAAAAGGCGGCCAAGGCGGGCGGGCTCGCGAACCTGAGCTTCGGCGGCGGAGTAACCGACAAGGACATCGTCGTCTTCACCCGCCAGTTCGCCACGATGGTCAACTCCGGCCTGCCGCTCCTCCAGTGCCTGGAGATCCTCTCGACCCAGTCCGAGAACAAGAACTTCGGCAAGACCATCGGGGAAGTCCGCGTGGACGTGGAGAGCGGGTCCACGCTGGCCGACGCGATGAAGAAGCATCCCAAGGTCTTCGACGAGCTCTACGTGAACATGGTCCACGCCGGCGAGGTCGGCGGTCTGCTGGACACGATCCTGGGCCGCTTGGCCATCCACATCGAGAAGGCCATGAAGCTCAAGAGCCGGATCAAGTCGGCGATGATCTATCCGGCCGCCATCCTGGGCGTGGCCGTGATCGTGATCGCCGTGCTGATGGTCTACGTGATCCCGATCTTCGCGAAGATGTTCGCGGAGATGTCCGGAGGCAAGGCGGGCCTGCCCGGCCCCACCCAGTTGGTCATCGACATGAGCAACTTCATGCAGTCCAACTTCCTCTACATGACGGTCGCGGCCGGGGCGATGGCGTACGGGATCAAGCGCTACTACCAGACTCCGAAGGGCCGGCGGGCGATGGACAAGCTGTTCCTCAAGCTCCCGGTCGTCGGGGATCTGATCCGCAAGGCGGCGGTCGCGCAGTTCACCAGGACCCTGGGCACGCTGATCACGAGCGGGGTGCCGATCCTGGAGGGGCTGTCGATCACGGCCAAGACGGCGGGCAACAAGATCGTCGAGGAAGTGATCCTCGGAGCGCGGCAGAGCATCAGCGAGGGGAAAACAGTCGCCGATCCCCTGTCCAAGAGCGACGTCTTCCCGAAGATGGTCACCCACATGATCTCGGTGGGCGAATCGACCGGCGCGCTGGACGCGATGCTGGGCAAGATCGCCGACTTCTACGAGGAAGAAGTGGACGCGGCCGTGGCCGCCCTGACCTCGCTCCTGGAGCCGATGATGATGGTGTTCCTCGGCGTCGTGATCGGGTTCATCGTGATCGCGATGTACCTGCCGATCTTCAAGATGGCCTCGGCCGTCGGCTGA
- a CDS encoding ATP-binding protein: MDTLRRKLHWLMGLRVVVVTLLLGLSLAFQVVKGELVLSFYALIVFTYAITIAYAVTLRYLSEPAALIQFASFQLGMDLLLETFLVARTGGIESPFSVLYVITVTLSGLIFRRRGVLVTAGVSVILFGLVTNIQLYGLLDAEGWLPHSRLSVAETFHTFSLHGLALVAIGLLSGALAEQLRRADQSLIEKEQGLSQLRAFHQNIVESISSGVFTTDAAGRITSFNRAAQEATGYLLPDVLGRPWWEVFNWQQRDLFAEDPGALGEPYRFEAEGKKADGSHLVLGMTLAPLTEGGVRTGLVGVFKDLTQIRELEEEMRRKEWLATLGEMSAGMAHEIRNPLAALAGAMQMLRRDVNLDETNARLMDIAVREATRLDSIITEFLLYARPPALNLKECDLNEVLAETLDLIRHEAESRKDIALATKPAPGRLLAQVDADQVKQVFWNLATNAFEAMPGGGQLAISTGRRRVKTGGRSGDVVEVTFQDTGEGIKKEALDKIFLPFFTTKKGGSGLGLAAVHRIVDLHGGWIRVESQVGKGSRFVVCLPVAAEAGPRLWREGREPWSREPWKRS, from the coding sequence ATGGACACCTTGAGGCGCAAGCTCCACTGGCTGATGGGCCTGCGCGTCGTCGTCGTGACGCTGCTGCTCGGGCTCTCGCTCGCCTTCCAGGTGGTCAAGGGCGAGCTCGTCCTCAGTTTCTACGCCCTGATCGTCTTCACCTACGCGATCACGATCGCCTATGCGGTCACGCTCCGGTACCTCTCGGAACCGGCCGCCCTCATCCAGTTTGCGTCCTTCCAGCTCGGCATGGACCTTCTGCTGGAGACCTTCTTGGTCGCGCGGACCGGCGGGATCGAGAGTCCCTTTTCGGTGCTGTACGTGATCACGGTCACGCTGTCCGGCTTGATCTTCCGACGTCGGGGCGTGCTGGTCACGGCCGGGGTCTCCGTGATCCTGTTCGGGCTGGTCACCAACATCCAACTCTACGGGCTGCTGGACGCCGAGGGCTGGCTGCCCCACAGCCGCCTCTCGGTCGCGGAGACCTTTCATACCTTCAGCCTCCACGGTCTGGCCCTGGTCGCCATCGGGCTGTTGAGCGGCGCGCTGGCCGAGCAGTTGCGTCGGGCGGACCAGTCGTTGATCGAGAAGGAGCAGGGGCTGAGCCAACTGCGGGCGTTCCACCAGAACATCGTGGAGAGCATCAGCAGCGGGGTGTTCACGACTGACGCGGCCGGCCGCATCACGTCCTTCAACCGTGCGGCGCAGGAGGCCACCGGCTACCTCTTGCCGGACGTGCTGGGGCGGCCCTGGTGGGAAGTCTTCAACTGGCAGCAGCGCGACCTGTTCGCGGAGGACCCGGGGGCGCTGGGCGAACCCTACCGGTTCGAGGCCGAGGGGAAGAAGGCGGACGGCAGCCATCTGGTGCTCGGCATGACGCTCGCGCCGCTGACCGAGGGGGGCGTGCGCACCGGCCTGGTCGGGGTCTTCAAGGATCTGACCCAGATCCGCGAGCTGGAAGAGGAGATGCGACGCAAGGAGTGGCTGGCGACGCTCGGCGAGATGTCGGCCGGCATGGCGCACGAGATCCGCAACCCGCTGGCGGCGCTCGCCGGCGCGATGCAGATGCTCCGTCGCGACGTGAATCTGGACGAGACCAACGCGCGCCTGATGGACATCGCCGTTCGCGAGGCCACCCGCCTGGACTCGATCATCACCGAGTTCCTGCTCTATGCCCGGCCGCCGGCGCTGAACCTGAAGGAGTGCGACCTCAACGAGGTGCTCGCCGAGACGCTGGACTTGATCCGGCACGAGGCCGAGTCCCGGAAGGACATCGCGCTGGCGACGAAGCCCGCGCCCGGACGGCTGCTCGCGCAGGTGGATGCGGATCAGGTCAAGCAGGTGTTCTGGAACCTGGCGACGAACGCGTTCGAGGCGATGCCCGGGGGCGGCCAGTTGGCGATCTCGACCGGCCGCCGGCGGGTGAAGACGGGCGGGCGCAGCGGCGACGTGGTCGAGGTCACGTTCCAGGACACGGGCGAGGGGATCAAGAAGGAGGCCCTGGACAAGATCTTCCTGCCGTTCTTCACGACCAAGAAGGGTGGGTCGGGGCTGGGGCTGGCGGCGGTGCATCGCATCGTGGATCTGCACGGCGGGTGGATTCGCGTGGAAAGTCAGGTGGGCAAGGGATCGCGCTTCGTGGTCTGCCTGCCCGTGGCCGCCGAGGCCGGTCCGCGCCTCTGGCGCGAAGGCCGTGAACCATGGAGTCGGGAGCCGTGGAAAAGATCCTGA